GGGTGTCTGACTTATTGTGGACAGTGTAACGACAGCCTATATGCACTGGTTAATGGTGATATCGTTACTGGGGAGACACCTGAAGCGTTAAAGAAGAATATTTATCAGCACATAGAAGAAACATGGATTTTTTAGGAGGTAATACGATGTCAACAGTAATTTTAACGGAAGCAGCAGCGTATGAAGTGAAATCGATGATGGAGAAAAACGGTATGCCGGATGGCTATTTAAAGATATCGGTCAAAGGTGGTGGCTGCACCGGATTATCATATGGTATGAGTGCAGAAGAGGCACCAGCGGATAATGATGAAGTACTTGATTTCTATGGTGTAAAGGTACTTGTAGATAAAGCAGACGCACCCATATTAAATGGAACGACTGTAGACTTCAAACAGTCGTTGATGGGTGGCGGCTTTGCAATCGAGAACCCGAATGCAATCGCTTCGTGTGGTTGCGGCAGCTCATTCAGAACGAAAGATGTGGCGGGGACACCTGAGAACTGTTAAACAGTTTTTATTTTACTTGTATATGCTTGAATTCAAAGTGTAAAAGGATTATTATAAAAGGTGGAATATTTAAAATTATATTTGTGACATATCTCACAAGATTATTGAATCAAAATTATATAAGAATGGGTGAAATCGATGGGATTTGAGAGAAAGAAAGTTGTTATTTTAGGTGGAGGCTATGCTGGCTTACAGACAGCGACTAAACTTCAGAAGTTAGTAAGTTCACAAGATTGTGATATTACGTTGATCAACAAGAATGAATATCACTATGAAGCAACTTGGTTACATGAAGCTTCAGCAGGTACACGTGAATACCAAGATTGTTTATATCCAATTGCAAGTGTATTAAATCAATCTAAAGTTGACTTTGTTACTGCAGAAGTTACAAAGATCAACAAAGACGAGAAAACTGTTGAAACGACTAAAGGAACGTTCAATTTTGATGTTTTAGTTGTAGCATTAGGTTTCGAATCTGAAACATTCGGCATTTCTGGTATGAAAGAACATGCTTTCCAAATTGAGAATATCAATACTGCACGTCGTATTGCTACGCATATTGAAGAGCGTTTCGCACATTATGCAAACAGCACAGACAAAGATGATAAAGACTTAGCAATCCTAGTTGGTGGCGCAGGATTCACTGGTATCGAGCTATTAGGTGAGCTTGTTGAACGTATTCCTGAAC
Above is a window of Macrococcoides canis DNA encoding:
- a CDS encoding YuzB family protein, translated to MNPIVEFCISNLAKGGQVVFDELSQDEHLDVLEYGCLTYCGQCNDSLYALVNGDIVTGETPEALKKNIYQHIEETWIF
- a CDS encoding HesB/IscA family protein, with translation MSTVILTEAAAYEVKSMMEKNGMPDGYLKISVKGGGCTGLSYGMSAEEAPADNDEVLDFYGVKVLVDKADAPILNGTTVDFKQSLMGGGFAIENPNAIASCGCGSSFRTKDVAGTPENC